A region from the Aegilops tauschii subsp. strangulata cultivar AL8/78 chromosome 5, Aet v6.0, whole genome shotgun sequence genome encodes:
- the LOC109733654 gene encoding uncharacterized protein: MDPTRDAAAGSAPQRAMHAPLVSSSTAPPRVPEYLVPGAVKPVLNYSIQTGEEFALEFMRDRAMSQKILATGTSGDQNAATSGYMDLRGMLGASHTASETGPDIFMLQPIVDPRHKEPERKPVAQVQNRSRHSSTRSVPRALSGGDGSSRGLSHGYASSDASDASKRIKFLCSFGGKILPRPSDGKLRYVGGETRIIRISKDISWQELRQKTSAIFNQPHIIKYQLPGEDLDSLISVSGDEDLTNMMDEFAMIESEGGSQKLRVFLFSSLDFDDNLGSMDGDSELHYVVAVNGIDVGSGKPSSGHGLASTSVSMMDQFINLNNDNDQSNPNQGMSDFHGMRGPTLVPAATVPTPTPPSLSSDYTANLQSYQGQEMLYAQSSRDNFYDTERRISMPLSAPSDYGVPSQYAPHSGPASLATPDQRSYQDGFMMQGSINDAKQASKNTLHQKSEVDYFQTLENLSAPVLHNDLSVSNSMHLEVPSASSAQEGRTSFLQPSDSGKSLEPRELNEDDRQSSGGAFASGCSEFESDMTDHGFTDPQPGSGRTFHSERIPREQMESMNRLSKSDDSGAQFLIPQSQSGVARESIAEAADSVEGAENSNSGAPSLNLNEPSSDDSLAQFERNFAKAVPRPSQFGIIIPSEESDAKMMSENPVVEQQQASEKKAADVPNIMNSVEKTPAKGNLKATTTNRMQSAKKQLGSDAAMARRVSWEAPKPAPPNDVKHDPAVPSSTSTAGAVADSASAAANSENRDFFVDINDRFPPDILSDFFAKAKDAAQSSTPFNDPILSLNMPNYEPKNWSFFRNLAKDEFPSKSNDQQGLAKIDEGMYAFAGADNDAISMKGLNPTYNFDAEKKAEPSIIVADVSSMPPAYATSHIDHLPKMERSVEAFQVDNPYQPVADNTNLPAPDFEEPKFEEDRTAAQVMDASLRDSDFEHLQIIKNEDLEELRELGSGTFGTVYHGKWRGTDVAIKRIKKSCFTGRSSEQERLAQEFWREAEILSKLHHPNVVAFYGVVKDGPGGTLATLTEFMVNGSLRHVLQRKDKCPDLRKRLIIAMDAAFGMEYLHSKNIVHFDLKCDNLLVNLRDHARPICKVGDFGLSKIKRNTLVSGGVRGTLPWMAPELLNGSSSKVSEKVDVFSFGIVLWEILTGEEPYANMHYGAIIGGIVNNTLRPPVPANCGPEWRRLMEQCWSPDPSQRPAFTEIAARLRSMSAAANQQAKAAAAAK, translated from the exons ATGGACCCCACAAGGGACGCAGCTGCTGGCTCTGCGCCCCAGAGAGCCATGCATGCGCCATTGGTTTCGTCGTCCACCGCTCCTCCCCGTGTTCCAGAGTACCTTGTGCCGGGCGCTGTCAAGCCTGTTCTCAACTACTCTATCCAGACCGGGGAGGAGTTTGCCCTCGAGTTCATGAGGGACCGCGCCATGTCCCAGAAGATCCTGGCCACTGGTACGTCCGGAGACCAGAACGCCGCGACAAGCGGTTACATGGACTTGAGAGGGATGCTTGGTGCCAGCCACACGGCATCAGAAACTGGTCCTGATATATTCATGCTCCAACCTATTGTTGATCCGCGGCACAAGGAGCCCGAGAGAAAACCTGTTGCTCAGGTTCAGAATAGGAGCAGGCACTCGTCGACCAGGTCGGTGCCGCGAGCTCTGTCAGGTGGTGATGGCAGCAGTCGGGGACTGTCTCATGGCTATGCTTCCTCTGATGCTTCGGATGCCTCAAAGAGAATCAAGTTCCTGTGCAGCTTTGGGGGCAAAATCTTGCCCCGGCCCAGTGACGGGAAGCTTAGGTATGTTGGTGGTGAGACGCGCATAATTCGAATCAGCAAGGACATTTCCTGGCAGGAGCTCAGACAAAAGACGTCTGCCATCTTCAACCAGCCCCACATCATCAAGTACCAGCTCCCTGGTGAAGACCTCGATTCTTTGATTTCGGTGTCGGGCGACGAGGATTTGACAAACATGATGGATGAGTTTGCCATGATTGAAAGTGAAGGAGGTTCTCAGAAGCTCCGTGTTTTTCTGTTTTCCTCGCTCGATTTTGACGATAACCTGGGTAGCATGGATGGTGATTCTGAGCTCCATTATGTTGTTGCTGTCAATGGAATAGATGTAGGATCAGGGAAGCCTTCAAGCGGCCATGGTTTAGCAAGCACATCCGTGAGTATGATGGATCAGTTCATTAATCTCAATAACGATAATGATCAGTCAAACCCAAACCAAGGCATGTCAGATTTTCATGGTATGCGTGGGCCAACTTTGGTGCCTGCTGCTACTGTACCAACACCAACACCTCCAAGCTTATCCAGTGATTACACTGCAAATTTGCAATCTTACCAAGGGCAGGAAATGCTGTACGCTCAGAGCTCTAGAGACAATTTCTATGACACTGAGAGACGCATCTCTATGCCTCTATCTGCGCCCTCAGATTATGGAGTGCCCTCTCAGTATGCGCCACATTCTGGGCCTGCATCTCTGGCAACTCCTGACCAGCGGTCTTATCAGGATGGCTTCATGATGCAAGGTTCTATAAATGATGCAAAGCAGGCTTCCAAGAACACGCTGCATCAGAAAAGTGAAGTGGACTACTTCCAAACCCTTGAGAATTTGAGTGCTCCTGTGCTGCACAATGATCTGTCTGTTTCAAATAGTATGCATTTGGAAGTGCCCTCTGCTTCTTCGGCTCAAGAAGGCCGGACATCTTTTCTTCAACCAAGTGACAGTGGAAAGAGCCTAGAGCCTAGAGAGTTAAATGAAGATGACCGCCAGTCCTCTGGTGGAGCTTTTGCATCTGGATGTTCTGAATTTGAGTCTGACATGACCGATCATGGGTTCACGGATCCCCAACCTGGTTCTGGGCGAACCTTCCATTCTGAACGAATCCCTCGGGAGCAAATGGAATCCATGAATCGGTTGTCAAAATCTGATGATTCAGGTGCTCAGTTTCTAATACCTCAGTCTCAGTCTGGTGTGGCTAGAGAATCCATTGCAGAGGCTGCTGATTCTGTTGAAGGAGCTGAAAATTCAAATTCAGGGGCCCCATCACTGAACCTGAATGAACCATCTAGCGATGATTCCCTAGCACAGTTTGAGAGAAACTTTGCCAAAGCTGTACCACGGCCGAGTCAATTTGGTATAATCATACCTTCAGAAGAATCAGATGCTAAAATGATGTCTGAAAATCCTGTGGTTGAACAGCAACAGGCCAGTGAAAAGAAGGCAGCGGATGTCCCTAACATCATGAATTCAGTTGAAAAGACTCCAGCTAAAGGTAATTTGAAAGCCACTACCACCAATAGAATGCAAAGTGCTAAGAAGCAGCTGGGAAGTGATGCTGCCATGGCACGTCGTGTTAGTTGGGAGGCTCCCAAGCCCGCGCCCCCCAATGATGTTAAGCATGATCCAGCTGTGCCATCGTCCACCAGCACTGCTGGAGCTGTTGCAGATAGTGCATCTGCAGCTGCTAACTCGGAGAACAGAGATTTTTTTGTTGATATCAATGACCGCTTCCCCCCTGATATTCTTTCCGATTTCTTTGCAAAGGCGAAAGATGCAGCACAGTCATCAACTCCTTTTAATGATCCTATTCTTAGCTTGAACATGCCAAACTATGAGCCTAAGAACTGGTCATTCTTCAGAAATCTTGCAAAGGATGAGTTCCCAAGCAAGAGTAATGACCAACAAGGCCTGGCAAAGATTGACGAAGGGATGTATGCATTCGCAGGAGCAGATAATGATGCAATCAGCATGAAGGGTTTGAATCCTACCTACAATTTTGATGCTGAGAAGAAGGCAGAGCCTTCCATCATAGTTGCTGACGTTAGCAGCATGCCTCCAGCTTATGCCACATCACATATTGACCATCTCCCAAAGATGGAGAGGAGTGTTGAAGCATTTCAAGTTGACAATCCATATCAACCTGTGGCAGACAATACGAATCTGCCTGCTCCAGATTTCGAG GAACCAAAGTTCGAAGAGGACAGAACTGCTGCGCAAGTCATGGATGCTTCTCTTCGAGATTCTGATTTTGAACACTTGCAG ATTATCAAGAATGAAGATCTTGAGGAGCTTAGGGAACTTGGTTCTGGTACTTTCGGAACTGTTTACCATGGGAAATGGAGAGGAACTGATGTGGCTATCAAGCGCATCAAGAAAAGCTGTTTTACAGGACGATCATCTGAGCAAGAAAGGCTG GCACAAGAATTCTGGCGAGAAGCTGAGATTCTGTCAAAGCTTCATCACCCGAACGTCGTAGCGTTCTATGGTGTGGTGAAGGACGGGCCGGGCGGTACCCTGGCGACTCTGACTGAGTTCATGGTTAATGGTTCTCTTCGGCATGTCTTGCAGCGGAAGGACAA GTGTCCTGATCTCCGCAAGCGGCTGATCATAGCGATGGATGCGGCGTTCGGGATGGAGTATCTGCACTCGAAGAACATTGTGCATTTCGACCTGAAGTGCGATAACCTGCTGGTCAACCTCAGGGACCACGCACGCCCTATCTGCAAA GTGGGTGATTTTGGGCTGTCCAAAATCAAGAGGAACACCCTGGTTTCGGGCGGCGTGAGGGGGACACTCCCCTGGATGGCCCCGGAATTACTCAACGGGAGTAGCAGCAAGGTGTCTGAGAAG GTGGATGTGTTCTCGTTCGGTATCGTCTTGTGGGAGATCCTGACCGGGGAGGAGCCCTATGCCAACATGCACTATGGCGCAATAATAG GTGGCATCGTGAACAACACGCTGCGTCCGCCGGTGCCGGCCAACTGCGGGCCGGAGTGGAGGAGGCTGATGGAGCAGTGCTGGTCGCCGGACCCGTCGCAGCGGCCGGCCTTCACGGAGATCGCGGCGCGGCTGCGGTCCATGTCGGCCGCGGCCAACCAGCAGGCCAAGGCAGCTGCGGCGGCCAAGTAG